From one Trifolium pratense cultivar HEN17-A07 linkage group LG1, ARS_RC_1.1, whole genome shotgun sequence genomic stretch:
- the LOC123919881 gene encoding protein MOR1 isoform X5: MSEEEKLLKEAKKLPWEDRLAHKNWKVRNEANIDLASLCDSITDPKDPRIREFGHFFKKTVADSNAPVQEKALDALIAYLRAADADAGRFGKEVCDAVVAKCLTGRPKTVEKAQAVFLLWVELEAVDAFLDAMEKAIKNKVAKAVVPAIDVMFQALSEFGSKIVPPKRILKMLPELFDHQDQNVRASSKGLTLELCRWIGKDNVKSILFEKMRDTMKKELEAEVVNVTGTAKPSRKIRSEQDKEPEQETISEVVGPGPAEESGADAPQEIDEYELVDPVDILTPLEKSGFWDGVKATKWLERKEAVGELTKLASTKRISPGDFSEVCRTLKKLITDVNIAVAVEAIQAIGNLARGLRTHFSASSRFLLPVLLEKLKEKKPTMTEALSQTLQAMHKAGCISLVDIVEDVRTATKNKVPLVRSLTMNWVTFCIETSNKAIITKVHKDYVPICMECLNDGTPEVRDAAFSALAAIAKSVGMRPLERSLEKLDDVRRKKLSEMISGSEDAVPGGSSTASVQNTRASASSAETSEGAGKRSAASMLSGKRPVQAVPVAKKGGVVKSGANKKVDGVSQKAAKTIEAPEDVEPTEMGLEEIESRIGSLIQSDTIALLKSAVWKERLEAISSLKQQVEGLQNLDQSVEILIRLLCTLPGWGEKNVQVQQQVIEVTTHIASTATKFPKKCVVLCLSGLCERVADIKTRAHAMKCLTTFCEAVGPGFIFERVYKIMKEHKNPKVLSEGILWMVSAVEDFGVSLLKLKDLIDFLKEIGLQSSAAATRNASIKLLGVLHKFVGPDIKGFLTDVKPALLSALDTEYEKNPFEGASAVPRKTVRASDSSSSLVAGGLDSLPREDISGKVTPTLLKSFESPDWKVRMESVDAVNKILEEANKRIQSTGTGDLFGALRGRLNDSNKNIVMATLTTIGNVASAMGQAVEKSSKGILSDILKCLGDNKKHMRECVLNTLDSWLAAVHLDKMVPYVAIALVDSKLGAEGRKDLFDWLSRQLSGLSSFTEAAQLLKPASSAMADKSSDVRKAAETCINEILRVSGHEMIEKIVKDIHGPALTLVLEKIKPYGGFQESFESARAASVSVTSKGATKVGKSTASGVSKPGNRSVSSRVGVIKGAKSEPISVQDIAVQTQALLNINDSNKEDRERLVVRRFKFEDPRIEQTQDLESDMRRYFREDLHKRLLSQDFKKQVDGLEILQKALPSIVKEVIEVLDILLRWFVLQFCKSNTTCLLKVLEFLPELLDSLKDDGYSLTESEVAIFLPCLVEKLGHNIEKVREKMRELTKQFVVVYSASKCFPYILEGLRSKNNRTRIECADLVGFILDHHGAEINGQLKSLQIVASLTAERDGDIRKAALNALATGYKILGEDIWRFVGKLTDAQKSMLDDRFKWKVREMEKKKEGKPGEARAILRRSVRENGPDVAEQSGEMARSLAGPLLRRNYAQPDSNIERQLMSRPVAVASTPTDWNEALDIISFGSPEQSVEGMKVVCHELAQATSDPEGSAMDELEKDADRLVSCLANKVAKTFDFSLAGASSRSCKYVLNTLMQTFQNKRLAHAVKESTLDSLITELLLWLLDDNVPRMDDGSQLLKALNVLMLKILDNADRTSSFVVLINLLRPLDPSRWPSPAPNESLATRNQKFSDLVVKCLIKLTKVLQSTIYDVDLDRMLQSIHLYLQDLGMEEIRRRAGADDKPLRMVKTVLHELVKLRGAAIKGHLSMTLAAARMLTASGPGGPNHWSDSATNNSAAGIHSADAQLKQELAAIFKKIGEKQTCTIGLYELYRITQLYPEVDIFDQLQNASEAFRTYIREGLAQMAKNAAAGRTPSSMPMPTPPPASLNISSPDFAPLSPVNANALNEAKLNVKTEPTNFNLPPSSYNEENRAVNAFASRVLSSDYAGVTSGTLDAIREKMKSMQLAAAAGSTDSGARPLTSVNDNMNHALPHSQIPLPSEHVGTENTLQGGVHPMDEKALSGLQARMERLKSGSLEPL, from the exons GATGCAATGGAGAAAGCGATAAAGAACAAAGTTGCTAAAGCGGTGGTGCCTGCAATAGATGTTATGTTTCAAGCTTTAAG TGAATTTGGATCTAAAATTGTGCCCccaaaaagaattttgaagatGCTTCCGGAACTCTTTGATCACCAAGATCAAAATGTTCGTGCATCCTCTAAAGGGTTGACTCTTGAACTTTGTCGCTGGATCGGTAAAGATAATGTAAAATCAATCTtgtttgagaaaatgagagacaCAATG AAAAAAGAGTTGGAAGCGGAAGTTGTAAATGTTACCGGAACAGCAAAGCCAAGTCGTAAAATAAG ATCTGAGCAAGACAAGGAACCTGAACAGGAAACTATATCTGAGGTTGTGGGTCCTGGCCCTGCTGAAGAATCTGGGGCTGATG CTCCTCAAGAAATAGATGAATATGAGCTTGTTGATCCTGTTGATATTTTGACTCCTCTGGAGAAATCAGGATTTTGGGATGGAGTG AAAGCTACCAAATGGCTTGAACGGAAGGAGGCTGTTGGTGAGCTAACGAAACTTGCATCAACCAAAAGAATTTCCCCTGGTGATTTTTCTGAAGTTTGTCGGACCTTAAAGAAG CTTATTACAGATGTGAATATTGCTGTTGCTGTTGAAGCTATCCAGGCCATTGGCAATCTTGCTCGTGGATTAAGAACCCATTTTTCTGCGAGTTCTCGTTTTTTATTGCCTGTTTTACTT gaaaaattgaaagagaaaaaaccTACAATGACCGAGGCATTGTCTCAGACTCTTCAAGCGATGCACAAAGCAGGATGCATTAGCCTTGTTGATATTGTTGAAG ATGTTAGGACAGCCACAAAAAACAAAGTTCCTCTTGTGCGATCATTAACAATGAACTGGGTTACATTTTGCATTGAAACAAGTAACAAGGCTATTATTACGAAGGTGCATAAGGATTATGTTCCAATCTGCATGGAG TGTCTAAATGACGGAACTCCTGAAGTTAGGGATGCTGCCTTTTCTGCACTGGCAGCAATAGCAAAG TCGGTTGGCATGCGACCTCTTGAGAGGTCATTGGAGAAACTTGATGATGTTAGAAGGAAAAAGCTTTCAGAAATGATTTCAGGTTCTGAAGATGCTGTGCCTGGTGGTTCTTCCACAG CTTCTGTGCAAAATACACGTGCAAGTGCATCTTCTGCAGAG ACTTCTGAAGGAGCTGGCAAAAGGTCAGCTGCAAGTATGCTTAGTGGAAAGAGACCTGTTCAGGCAGTG CCCGTCgccaagaaagggggggttgtAAAGTCTGGTGCAAACAAAAAAGTAGATGGAGTTTCACAAAAGGCTGCAAAAACGATTGAAGCACCCGAAGATGTTGAG CCCACTGAGATGGGTCTTGAAGAGATTGAAAGCCGAATAGGTTCTCTTATACAGTCAGATACCATCGCTCTATTAAAAAGTGCTGTGTGGAAGGAGCGTCTTGAAG CCATTTCTTCGCTGAAACAGCAAGTTGAAGGCTTACAGAACCTTGACCAATCTGTAGAAATATTGATTAGATTACTGTGCACGTTGCCTGGTTGGGGCGAGAAAAATGTTCAG GTTCAACAGCAGGTTATTGAAGTTACCACTCATATAGCTTCAACTGCAACTAAATTCCCAAAGAAGTGTGTAGTACTTTGTCTTTCGG GACTATGTGAGCGTGTAGCAGATATTAAGACACGTGCACATGCTATGAAATGCCTCACTACATTTTGTGAAGCAGTTGGTCCAGGATTCATTTTTGAAAGA GTCTATAAGATCATGAAGGAGCATAAGAATCCTAAGGTTCTTAGTGAGGGAATTTTGTGGATGGTTTCTGCTGTTGAGGATTTTGGTGTATCTCTTTTAAAGCTTAAG GATTTAATTGATTTTCTTAAAGAAATTGGTCTGCAGTCAAGTGCAGCTGCTACTAGAAATGCATCAATTAAACTCTTGGGTGTTCTGCATAAATTTGTTGGTCCAG ACATAAAAGGGTTTCTCACCGATGTTAAGCCTGCACTGCTGAGTGCTCTTGACACCGAATACGAGAAGAACCCATTTGAG GGTGCATCTGCAGTTCCCAGAAAAACTGTCAGGGCATCAGATTCATCCTCATCCTTGGTGGCTGGTGGGCTGGATAGCTTGCCTCGTGAAGATATTAGTGGAAAGGTTACTCCGACTCTCTTGAAGAGTTTCGAAAGCCCTGATTGGAAG GTTCGTATGGAGTCTGTTGATGCTGTAAACAAAATACTGGAAGAGGCTAATAAGCGCATTCAATCAACTGGAACTG GTGATTTATTTGGCGCTCTTAGGGGACGGCTCAATGATAGCAACAAAAACATAGTCATGGCTACCTTGACAACAATTGGTAATGTTGCATCTGCAATGGGTCAAGCTGTTGAGAAGTCAAGCAAA GGCATTCTGTCGGATATATTGAAATGTCTTGGGGACAATAAGAAGCACATGAGAGAATGTGTACTGAATACTCTTGACTCTTGGCTTGCTGCTGTTCATCTTGATAAAATG GTTCCTTATGTTGCAATTGCTTTGGTGGATTCTAAACTTGGCGCTGAAGGGCGTAAAGATCTTTTTGATTGGTTATCCAGGCAACTTTCTGGGTTAAGTAGTTTTACTGAAGCTGCTCAACTTCTGAAGCCAGCCTCTTCTGCAATGGCT GATAAATCCTCTGATGTTCGCAAGGCGGCAGAGACTTGTATTAATGAGATACTTAGAGTTAGTGGGCATGAAATG ATTGAAAAGATTGTTAAAGACATTCATGGACCAGCACTGACACTTGTTCTTGAGAAGATAAAACCATATGGAGGTTTTCAAG AGTCATTCGAGTCAGCCAGAGCAGCTTCAGTGAGTGTAACATCGAAAGGTGCTACAAAGGTTGGGAAATCAACTGCAAGTGGTGTTTCAAAACCTGGAAATAGATCTGTATCTTCG AGAGTCGGGGTAATAAAGGGTGCCAAGTCGGAACCAATATCTGTTCAAGATATAGCAGTCCAAACTCAGGCCTTGCTAAATATCAATGATTCAAATAAG GAAGATAGAGAGAGATTGGTTGTTCGAAGGTTTAAGTTTGAAGATCCACGAATTGAGCAAACTCAAGATCTTGAG AGTGATATGAGGAGGTATTTCAGAGAGGATTTACATAAGAGACTCTTAAGTCAAGATTTTAAGAAGCAAGTTGACGGACTTGAAATTCTGCAGAAG GCACTTCCATCCATTGTTAAGGAAGTTATAGAAGTTTTGGATATTCTCTTGAGGTGGTTTGTGTTGCAGTTCTGCAAATCAAACACAACATGTCTATTAAAG GTGCTGGAATTTCTTCCTGAACTGCTTGACAGTTTGAAGGATGATGGGTACTCTTTAACAGAGTCTGAAGTGGCAATTTTTCTTCCTTGCCTTGTAGAGAAG TTAGGGCATAACATTGAGAAAGTACGTGAAAAAATGCGGGAGCTGACTAAACAATTTGTTGTGGTATATTCCGCATCCAAATGTTTCCCTTATATATTGGAAGGGTTGCGCTCTAAGAACAACCGGACTCGAATTGAATGTGCTGATCTTGTAGGATTTATTCTTGATCATCATGGGGCTGAG ATTAATGGGCAGCTGAAATCATTGCAAATTGTTGCAAGTTTAACGGCTGAACGTGATGGGGATATTAGGAAAGCTGCATTAAATGCACTTGCCACCGGTTATAAGATTCTAG GTGAGGACATATGGAGATTTGTTGGGAAACTAACAGATGCTCAAAAAAGCATGTTAGATGATAGATTTAAGTGGAAG GTCCGTGAGatggaaaagaaaaaggaaggaaaGCCAGGGGAAGCGAGGGCTATTTTACGGCGTTCTGTCAGGGAAAATGG GCCTGATGTCGCAGAGCAAAGTGGAGAAATGGCTAGATCTCTTGCTGGTCCATTATTGAG GAGAAATTATGCTCAACCAGATAGTAACATTGAGAGACAATTGATGTCTCGTCCTGTGGCTGTTGCCAGTACCCCCACTGATTGGAATGAAGCACTAGACATTATTTCTTTCGGTTCTCCCGAGCAG TCAGTTGAAGGAATGAAAGTTGTTTGCCATGAGTTAGCTCAGGCAACTAGTGATCCAGAAGGCAGTGCTATGGATGAACTTGAGAAAGATGCAGACAGGCTAGTTTCATGCCTTGCAAATAAG GTTGCAAAAACTTTTGACTTCAGTTTGGCTGGAGCTTCATCGCGGTCCTGTAAATATGTGCTCAACACGCTCATGCag ACTTTTCAAAATAAAAGATTAGCACATGCTGTAAAAGAGAGCACTCTTGACAGTCTCATTACCGAGCTTCTTCTGTGGCTATTGGATGATAATGTTCCTCGTATGGATGATGGTAGCCAGTTGTTGAAAGCACTGAATGTATTGATGCTTAAGATTCTT GATAACGCAGATCGAACATCATCTTTTGTTGTCCTAATTAATCTCTTACGTCCACTAGATCCATCGAGGTGGCCTTCACCAGCGCCAAATGAGTCACTTGCTACCAGAAATCAGAAGTTTTCTGATCTGGTTGTGAAATGCCTTATAAAGCTTACAAAG GTTCTTCAGAGCACCATCTATGATGTTGACCTCGATCGCATGCTTCAAAGCATCCATCTATACTTGCAAGACTTGGGAATGGAGGAAATTAGGAGAAG GGCTGGTGCGGATGACAAACCATTGCGAATGGTGAAAACTGTTCTGCATGAACTTGTTAAGCTTCGTGGTGCAGCAATAAAGGGTCATCTTTCAATG ACTCTGGCTGCTGCAAGAATGTTGACTGCATCTGGCCCCGGGGGACCAAACCATTGGAGTGATTCAGCAACCAATAATTCAGCAGCTGGAATACATTCTGCTGATGCTCAGTTGAAG CAAGAGTTGGCTGCAATATTTAAGAAGATTGGGGAGAAGCAAACTTGCACAATTGGACTATATGAACTTTATCGGATTACTCAATTGTACCCAGAG GTTGACATATTTGATCAGCTTCAAAATGCTAGTGAGGCATTTCGCACTTACATCAGAGAAGGTCTTGCCCAG ATGGCGAAAAATGCTGCAGCTGGAAGAACTCCGTCAAGTATGCCAATGCCTACTCCTCCACCAGCATCTTTAAATATATCTTCCCCAGATTTTGCGCCACTCTCTCCTGTAAATGCAAATGCGTTGAATGAAGCTAAATTAAATGTGAAAACTGAACCAACAAATTTCAATCTACCCCCATCATCATATAATGAGGAGAATAGGGCTGTGAATGCCTTTGCATCGAGAGTGTTAAGTTCTGACTATGCCGGAg TAACAAGTGGGACATTGGATGCAATTAGAGAGAAAATGAAGAGTATGCAATTAGCAGCTGCGGCTGGGAGTACAGATTCTGGTGCTAGGCCATTGACAAGTGTTAACGACAACATGAACCATGCACTTCCTCATAGTCAGATTCCTCTTCCATCGGAACATGTTGGAACTGAGAATACTTTGCAAGGTGGGGTACATCCTATGGATGAGAAAGCTTTGTCAGGGCTTCAAGCACGTATGGAAAGACTGAAGAGTGGATCCCTTGAACCTCTTTAG